From a single Stackebrandtia endophytica genomic region:
- a CDS encoding helix-turn-helix domain-containing protein: MTTKTPITSLRARWLGERLRAERTKAGYTLKDVAEYLGVDFTSLGRFERGTHRIRHSYVRDLINFYGISEPKSRNALLKLNEDSWRRDWWDGDTRDLEVGFIDYSWLEASAHCIRHFETMLIPGLLQTREYARTIMLAARDFQADRDELERLLELRSKRQEILSGESPTPLSVVFEESVLRRIVGGRRVFGRQLAKLLAKAEESHISIRVRPETAEWQPGLGSPFTYFSMDDPYPDVAYVENIAGRTFLEEQAKVELFNRAYHELCDSALTPEQSLARINQVREEIE, translated from the coding sequence ATGACGACTAAAACCCCGATCACTTCGCTACGGGCTCGATGGTTGGGTGAACGTTTGCGGGCCGAGCGAACCAAGGCGGGGTACACCCTGAAGGACGTCGCTGAATACCTGGGTGTCGACTTCACATCCTTGGGACGCTTCGAAAGGGGCACCCATCGAATTCGGCACTCCTACGTACGTGATCTCATCAACTTCTACGGCATCTCCGAGCCGAAATCTCGAAACGCGTTGCTGAAACTCAATGAGGACAGTTGGCGTAGAGACTGGTGGGACGGTGATACGCGTGACCTCGAGGTCGGGTTCATCGACTATTCCTGGCTTGAGGCAAGCGCACACTGCATACGGCATTTCGAGACGATGCTCATACCCGGCCTGCTGCAAACACGCGAGTATGCGCGCACAATCATGCTGGCGGCCAGAGATTTTCAGGCTGATCGAGACGAACTGGAGCGACTGCTCGAACTTCGCAGCAAGCGGCAAGAAATCCTCAGCGGTGAATCTCCGACTCCGTTGTCCGTGGTGTTCGAAGAGTCGGTGTTGCGGCGCATCGTCGGTGGTCGGCGCGTTTTCGGCCGACAGCTCGCCAAGCTACTGGCGAAGGCGGAAGAATCACATATCTCGATCCGAGTTCGTCCGGAGACTGCTGAGTGGCAGCCAGGGCTCGGCAGCCCGTTTACCTACTTCAGCATGGACGATCCCTACCCTGACGTCGCATATGTTGAGAACATCGCCGGCCGGACGTTCCTCGAAGAACAAGCCAAAGTGGAACTTTTCAACCGTGCGTATCATGAGCTCTGCGACTCAGCCCTCACTCCGGAGCAATCCCTGGCACGCATCAATCAAGTCCGCGAGGAAATCGAATGA
- a CDS encoding ABC transporter permease, with the protein MTEPAIAEAAGETTVAPTRSLVSDAWRDLRRKPIFWASSIIIAILVLMAVFPRLFTRADPYACQLRNSLLSPSGDHWFGTNLQGCDIYARVVYGARASLEVGFLSVVGVAIIAILLGMAAGYYGGWSDALIARVTDIVLGIPLLLGAIVILSSVDLPSVWPVVLALALLGWTTATRIVRSSVIAAKQQDYVQAARMLGANNRRIMGRHIAPNAMAPVIVILTITLGQFIAVEATLSFLGIGVKGNTITWGKDIAAATARVTTSLGPVLFPSTFLALTVLAFIMLGDAVREAFDPKLR; encoded by the coding sequence ATGACTGAACCCGCGATCGCCGAAGCAGCAGGCGAAACCACCGTCGCGCCGACCAGGAGTCTGGTGTCGGACGCCTGGCGAGATCTGCGACGCAAGCCGATCTTCTGGGCGTCGAGCATCATCATCGCGATCCTGGTCCTGATGGCGGTGTTTCCCCGCCTGTTCACGCGTGCCGATCCGTACGCCTGCCAGCTGCGAAACTCGCTGCTGTCGCCCAGCGGAGACCACTGGTTCGGCACCAATCTGCAGGGCTGCGACATCTACGCCCGGGTCGTATACGGCGCCCGGGCCTCCCTGGAGGTCGGTTTCCTGTCGGTCGTGGGTGTCGCGATCATCGCGATCCTGTTGGGGATGGCCGCCGGCTACTACGGAGGTTGGTCGGACGCGCTGATCGCCCGGGTCACCGACATCGTCCTGGGCATCCCGCTGTTGCTGGGCGCGATCGTGATCCTGTCCAGTGTCGACCTTCCCAGCGTGTGGCCGGTGGTGTTGGCCCTGGCGCTGTTGGGATGGACGACCGCGACGCGCATCGTCCGGTCCTCGGTGATCGCGGCGAAGCAGCAGGACTACGTGCAGGCGGCCAGGATGTTGGGCGCCAACAACCGGCGCATCATGGGCCGACACATCGCGCCCAACGCGATGGCACCGGTGATCGTCATCCTCACCATCACCTTGGGACAGTTCATCGCGGTCGAGGCGACACTGTCCTTCTTGGGCATCGGTGTCAAGGGGAACACGATCACCTGGGGCAAGGACATCGCGGCCGCGACGGCCCGGGTGACGACCTCGTTGGGGCCGGTCCTGTTCCCGTCGACGTTCCTGGCGCTCACAGTCCTGGCATTCATCATGTTGGGTGACGCGGTGCGTGAGGCGTTCGACCCGAAGTTGAGGTGA
- a CDS encoding ABC transporter ATP-binding protein, with product MIPILTVNDLVKHFPVTRGILFQRQIAAVQAVDGVSLTLHRGETLGVVGESGCGKSTLAKVLMRLEDATAGSAFYNEQDIMSLRGEQLRRLRRQIQMVLQDPYTSLNPRMTIGDIIAEPFAIHPEVVPKNKRRERVRELLDVVGLNPEHINRYPHQFSGGQRQRVGIARALALNPEIIICDEPVSALDVSIQAQVVNLLERLQDELGLSYIFIAHDLSVVRHICDRVAVMYLGKVVEIGTEEEIYTRPTHPYTQALLSAVPVPDPMARENREVIRLQGDVPSPQNPPSGCRFRTRCWKATEICVIEEPPLVPREADPHPSACHHAAVETHVV from the coding sequence ATGATTCCGATTCTGACGGTCAACGATCTGGTGAAGCACTTCCCGGTCACGCGCGGCATCCTGTTCCAACGGCAGATCGCCGCCGTTCAGGCGGTCGACGGGGTTTCGCTGACCCTCCACCGTGGCGAGACGCTTGGAGTGGTGGGCGAGTCCGGCTGTGGAAAGTCGACCCTGGCGAAGGTGTTGATGCGGTTGGAGGACGCTACTGCGGGTTCGGCGTTCTACAACGAGCAGGACATCATGTCGTTGCGGGGCGAACAGCTGCGGCGGTTGCGTCGCCAGATCCAGATGGTGCTTCAAGACCCGTACACCTCACTCAATCCCCGCATGACGATCGGTGACATCATCGCCGAACCGTTCGCGATCCACCCCGAGGTGGTGCCGAAGAACAAGCGGCGCGAACGGGTGCGGGAGCTGCTGGACGTGGTCGGTTTGAACCCGGAGCACATCAACCGGTATCCACACCAGTTCTCCGGTGGACAGCGGCAGCGGGTGGGGATCGCGCGGGCACTGGCGTTGAACCCGGAGATCATCATCTGCGACGAGCCGGTGTCCGCATTGGACGTGTCGATCCAGGCGCAGGTGGTGAACCTGTTGGAGCGGTTGCAGGACGAACTCGGACTGTCCTACATCTTCATCGCCCACGACCTGTCGGTGGTGCGGCACATCTGCGACCGGGTGGCCGTCATGTACCTGGGCAAGGTCGTCGAGATCGGCACCGAGGAGGAGATCTACACCCGACCGACCCACCCGTACACGCAGGCGTTGCTGTCGGCGGTGCCGGTGCCCGATCCGATGGCGCGGGAGAATCGGGAGGTCATCCGGTTGCAGGGCGACGTGCCCTCGCCGCAGAACCCGCCCTCGGGTTGCCGGTTTCGCACCCGCTGTTGGAAGGCGACCGAGATCTGCGTGATCGAGGAGCCGCCCCTGGTGCCGCGCGAGGCCGATCCGCACCCGTCGGCCTGTCACCACGCGGCCGTCGAGACTCATGTCGTCTGA
- a CDS encoding ABC transporter substrate-binding protein → MTSLHPSLSRRRLLQAAGIGTVSMAGLSVLSACRGGSADGVGARGDGTFIGAYEFNTLEQGFNPVDADNTLLLGSCYSELFYPRPGILNWGTSEWEYMLAESSAWEGEVFTITVRPGVKWNDGTDVTVDDFLGSLTWSKLSSPAWGDSWPLVSKIEQVGDNAVALTFDGGYPGVEFDIMKSRIHPSSRYGDLFQKAIELFNDGVVNADDEQLELADEFNSLSFSEFVSCGPYQIDQVGETQVTMKRHPEGLFGDQVKFEKVIVEKADNGVAAQLLAESKIDYATHVFGPSERKLFADVNGLQEFDYLGKDGCGVMLSNSKRPEFADPRVRKALMHITKGDEVGKIAVGDGAFFAPKYNSGLSDAIAEEVLTADQLATLDAYEYDEAKAAAYLEDAGWTKDGDTWQTPDGEPAEYELVSPEGWNDFILTGEQIAEQWTAFGIKVTAVTVPEANIWGIWDEGDYDIATRHWGNPFIPAIAGAWRMNWFTNNNRTKEQPGMNIETENVETEAFGTVDIKEIYDVARADPDEAKRNEASAQLAIIFNETLPRLPIWGFTRASYGIQGPGVKEFVFDDSLSGNDKDHDNPIMTSILYGTTVPAE, encoded by the coding sequence GTGACCTCACTGCACCCCTCCCTGTCCCGTCGACGGCTGCTTCAGGCCGCCGGGATCGGCACGGTCTCGATGGCCGGGCTGAGCGTGTTGTCGGCCTGTCGCGGCGGCAGCGCCGACGGTGTCGGCGCCCGTGGCGACGGGACCTTCATCGGCGCCTACGAGTTCAACACCCTCGAACAGGGCTTCAACCCGGTCGACGCCGACAACACCCTGCTACTGGGCTCCTGCTATTCCGAACTCTTCTACCCTCGTCCGGGCATCCTGAACTGGGGAACCAGCGAGTGGGAGTACATGCTCGCCGAGTCCAGTGCCTGGGAAGGTGAAGTCTTCACCATCACGGTTCGCCCGGGTGTCAAGTGGAACGACGGCACCGACGTGACCGTGGACGACTTCCTGGGCAGCTTGACCTGGTCGAAACTGTCCAGCCCGGCGTGGGGCGACAGTTGGCCGTTGGTGTCGAAGATCGAGCAGGTCGGCGACAACGCCGTCGCGCTGACCTTCGACGGTGGCTACCCCGGTGTCGAGTTCGACATCATGAAGTCGCGGATCCACCCGTCGTCCCGGTACGGTGACCTGTTCCAGAAGGCCATCGAACTGTTCAACGACGGTGTTGTCAACGCCGACGACGAGCAGCTGGAACTGGCCGACGAGTTCAACTCGCTGTCGTTCTCCGAGTTCGTCTCCTGTGGTCCGTACCAGATCGACCAGGTCGGCGAGACCCAGGTCACCATGAAGCGCCACCCCGAGGGGCTGTTCGGCGACCAGGTGAAGTTCGAGAAGGTCATTGTGGAGAAGGCCGACAACGGCGTCGCGGCGCAGCTGCTGGCCGAGTCCAAGATCGACTACGCCACCCACGTGTTCGGTCCGTCGGAGCGCAAGCTGTTCGCCGACGTCAACGGGCTCCAGGAGTTCGACTACCTGGGCAAGGACGGCTGTGGCGTCATGCTCAGCAACTCCAAGCGCCCCGAGTTCGCCGACCCGCGGGTCCGGAAGGCCCTCATGCACATCACCAAGGGCGACGAGGTCGGCAAGATCGCCGTCGGTGACGGTGCGTTCTTCGCTCCCAAGTACAACTCGGGACTGTCCGACGCCATCGCCGAAGAGGTGCTCACCGCCGACCAACTGGCCACACTGGACGCCTACGAGTACGACGAGGCCAAGGCCGCCGCCTACCTTGAAGACGCCGGCTGGACCAAGGACGGCGACACCTGGCAGACCCCCGACGGCGAGCCAGCCGAGTACGAACTGGTCTCCCCCGAGGGCTGGAACGACTTCATCCTCACCGGTGAGCAGATCGCGGAACAGTGGACCGCCTTCGGCATCAAGGTGACCGCGGTGACCGTCCCCGAGGCCAACATCTGGGGTATCTGGGACGAGGGTGACTACGACATTGCCACCCGCCACTGGGGCAACCCGTTCATCCCCGCGATCGCCGGTGCCTGGCGGATGAACTGGTTCACCAACAACAACCGCACCAAGGAACAGCCCGGCATGAACATCGAGACCGAGAACGTCGAGACCGAGGCGTTCGGCACGGTCGACATCAAGGAGATCTACGACGTCGCCCGCGCCGACCCCGACGAGGCCAAGCGCAACGAGGCCAGCGCACAGTTGGCGATCATCTTCAACGAAACCCTTCCGCGCCTGCCGATCTGGGGCTTCACCCGTGCCAGCTACGGCATCCAGGGCCCCGGAGTGAAGGAGTTCGTCTTCGACGACTCGCTGTCCGGCAACGACAAGGACCACGACAACCCGATCATGACCAGCATCCTGTACGGCACCACCGTGCCGGCCGAATAA
- a CDS encoding ABC transporter ATP-binding protein codes for MSDDSPIMSVRDLQINYRTGKRSEVVAVRDINFDLYPGQSMALVGESGCGKTTLGLGLLKLLPRMGHVPQGEIVYRRKDGTEANILTMDKEELRRFRWSEAAMVFQGAMNAFNPVQRIGDHFADTLKDHATAQQRWSKKDIAERSEELLRMVRLEPARVLPSFPHELSGGMKQRALIALALALNPQVLVLDEPTTALDLLTQRSIVEELHRLRAELGFSMIFITHDLGLAAELADRVSTMYAGRIIETGTADDIFYNPKHPYTEGLIKAVLPVAGDLPELASIPGSPPSLASLPAGCAFHPRCSYAKDDCRSATPELESLTDRGSDLSHRAACLHSHRINFSREVIASV; via the coding sequence ATGTCCGATGACAGCCCCATCATGTCGGTACGCGACCTGCAGATCAACTACCGCACCGGTAAACGCAGCGAAGTGGTCGCGGTGCGCGACATCAACTTCGACCTCTACCCCGGCCAGTCCATGGCGCTGGTGGGCGAATCCGGCTGCGGAAAGACCACATTGGGCCTCGGTCTGCTGAAACTGCTGCCCCGCATGGGACACGTGCCGCAGGGCGAGATCGTCTACCGCCGCAAGGACGGCACCGAGGCCAACATCCTCACCATGGACAAGGAGGAACTGCGCCGGTTCCGCTGGTCCGAGGCGGCGATGGTGTTCCAGGGCGCGATGAACGCCTTCAACCCGGTGCAGCGCATCGGCGACCACTTCGCCGACACCCTCAAGGACCACGCCACCGCACAGCAGCGGTGGAGCAAGAAGGACATCGCCGAGCGCAGTGAGGAACTGCTGCGCATGGTGCGACTGGAACCGGCGCGGGTCCTGCCGTCGTTTCCGCACGAGTTGTCCGGCGGCATGAAGCAGCGAGCCCTGATCGCGTTGGCGCTGGCACTCAACCCGCAGGTACTGGTGCTGGACGAGCCCACGACGGCGCTCGATCTGCTCACTCAGCGCTCCATCGTGGAGGAACTGCACCGGCTGCGCGCCGAACTCGGGTTCTCGATGATCTTCATTACCCACGACCTGGGTCTAGCGGCCGAGTTGGCCGACCGCGTCTCGACCATGTACGCCGGTCGGATCATCGAGACCGGCACCGCCGACGACATCTTCTACAACCCGAAGCACCCCTACACCGAGGGACTCATCAAGGCCGTCCTTCCGGTGGCCGGTGACCTGCCGGAGTTGGCGTCGATCCCCGGATCACCGCCCTCGCTGGCCTCGCTGCCTGCCGGGTGCGCCTTCCACCCGCGCTGCTCCTACGCCAAGGACGACTGTCGATCGGCGACGCCGGAGCTGGAGTCGTTGACCGACCGCGGATCCGACCTCAGTCACCGCGCCGCCTGCCTGCACTCCCACCGCATCAACTTCAGCCGCGAGGTGATCGCCAGTGTCTGA
- a CDS encoding ABC transporter ATP-binding protein produces MSDTTTPLLALEDLHQTFKTKRGDVPAVAGVNLEVHAGKVLCLVGESGCGKTTTARAAAGLTPYTGGTIRFRGTDLATLDKAGRQTFRESVQYIHQDPYASLNPVRTIVASITAGLRKHKKVKNRAQAREAAVKLLEQVELTPGESYLDKYPHQLSGGQRQRVAVARALAMNPKLLIADESTSMLDVSIRVSLLNTLGKLRDDLGVGFMFITHDLAVAKYFAWDGEIAVMYLGKVVEQGPTPQIINDPQHPYTKALISAVCEPDPKMARARKTLTLRSSEIPSLTDLPKGCAFHPRCPAFEPGTCDSDVPPLEVLKGERRLACPVTARDHSSAAAEPEPSPQ; encoded by the coding sequence GTGTCTGACACGACCACTCCCCTCCTGGCGCTTGAGGACCTGCACCAGACCTTCAAGACCAAACGCGGCGATGTTCCGGCCGTGGCCGGGGTCAATCTGGAGGTCCACGCGGGCAAGGTGCTGTGCCTGGTGGGCGAATCCGGTTGCGGAAAGACCACCACCGCGCGGGCGGCCGCCGGTTTGACGCCGTACACCGGGGGAACCATCCGGTTCCGCGGCACGGATCTGGCCACTCTGGATAAGGCCGGTCGGCAGACGTTCCGGGAGTCGGTGCAGTACATCCACCAGGACCCGTACGCCTCGCTGAACCCGGTGCGCACCATCGTCGCCTCGATCACCGCCGGGTTGCGCAAACACAAGAAAGTCAAGAACCGCGCGCAGGCCCGCGAAGCCGCCGTCAAACTGCTGGAACAGGTCGAACTGACTCCGGGTGAGTCCTATCTGGATAAGTACCCGCACCAGCTGTCGGGCGGTCAACGGCAACGCGTCGCCGTCGCGCGCGCCCTGGCGATGAACCCCAAGCTGCTCATCGCCGACGAATCCACCTCGATGTTGGACGTATCGATCCGGGTGAGTCTGCTCAACACGCTAGGCAAGCTCCGCGACGACCTCGGCGTCGGATTCATGTTCATCACCCACGACCTCGCCGTCGCCAAGTATTTCGCCTGGGACGGCGAGATAGCCGTCATGTACCTCGGGAAGGTCGTCGAACAGGGACCGACCCCACAGATCATCAACGACCCGCAGCACCCCTATACGAAGGCGCTGATATCGGCCGTCTGCGAGCCCGACCCCAAAATGGCTCGTGCCAGGAAGACCCTGACGCTTCGCAGCTCGGAAATCCCGAGCCTCACGGATCTGCCGAAGGGTTGCGCGTTCCACCCTCGTTGTCCGGCGTTCGAACCCGGAACCTGTGACAGCGACGTTCCCCCGCTGGAGGTCCTGAAGGGCGAGCGGCGCCTGGCCTGCCCGGTCACGGCCCGCGACCACTCCTCCGCGGCCGCCGAACCCGAGCCAAGTCCACAATGA
- a CDS encoding ABC transporter ATP-binding protein, whose translation MTALTINDLEYTVLQSTVLQNTVLHNTVAQRRLFNGLDLSVENGQSVAILGPSGSGKSTLLSCVLGLVRPQAGSIRVAGHEITALKGRELARLRSEAIGMVFQFGELLPELTPLENVELAGMLGRSRDDDLRKRASTLLSDLGVRLDGPTENLSGGERQRTAVCRALINSPSLLLADEPTGALDAKARAKVARLLFAMPKKHHCGLLVATHDLQVAQFADEIFQIADGVLEPVTSPERDR comes from the coding sequence GTGACAGCTTTGACGATCAACGACCTTGAGTACACCGTCCTTCAGAGCACCGTCCTTCAAAACACAGTCCTTCACAACACCGTGGCGCAGCGCCGACTGTTCAACGGCCTCGACCTGTCGGTGGAGAACGGGCAGTCGGTGGCCATCCTGGGGCCCAGCGGGTCGGGAAAGTCCACATTGTTGTCCTGCGTACTTGGGCTCGTCAGGCCGCAAGCCGGTTCGATTCGGGTTGCGGGCCACGAGATCACCGCGCTGAAGGGGCGGGAGTTGGCGCGGCTGCGCAGCGAAGCGATCGGCATGGTGTTCCAGTTCGGCGAACTGCTGCCCGAGTTGACTCCATTGGAGAACGTCGAGTTGGCAGGGATGCTCGGCCGGTCCCGTGACGATGACCTGCGGAAGCGCGCCAGCACGTTGTTGTCCGACCTGGGGGTACGGCTCGACGGCCCGACCGAGAACCTGTCGGGTGGCGAACGGCAACGCACGGCCGTGTGCCGGGCACTGATCAACTCACCATCGCTGTTGCTGGCCGACGAACCGACCGGGGCGCTGGACGCGAAGGCCCGCGCCAAGGTCGCGAGGCTGCTGTTCGCGATGCCGAAGAAGCACCACTGTGGTCTGTTGGTGGCGACGCACGACCTCCAGGTCGCACAGTTCGCCGACGAGATCTTCCAGATCGCCGACGGCGTCTTGGAGCCGGTGACATCTCCGGAGCGCGACCGATGA
- a CDS encoding ABC transporter permease: MAIPAQAPPAEEVVADPVPPPDRRRSILARIWGVYAIRRIVYALSVVWLVTTGTFFMIRAMPGDPVEVLAGKLSMSGLTMDVARVRAEQALAWDPNANIFVQYFEYLGNLLRGDFGMVIGLHNTSVLDHIMKYLPWTLFSVGLGVVVAILLGMGVGMIMAYYRNGLFDHIMSAVASTLSAIPNYLGAMALILIGSTWLGLFDFWDMRGRISIGVEPGFTGEFIGDALYHAILPLITYAFTITGGWMLVMKASTTEVLGEDYVTVARARGLKGRRIGMSYVGRNSILPLIPQVALAIGTLVGGAVIVEKILFYPGIGELLIGSITTRDYPVIQGVVLILTCAVIFTNLLVDLLNSWIDPRIRKEGAST; this comes from the coding sequence GTGGCCATCCCTGCCCAGGCCCCACCCGCCGAAGAGGTGGTAGCCGACCCCGTACCGCCTCCCGACCGGCGGCGATCCATCCTTGCCCGGATCTGGGGTGTGTACGCGATCCGCCGGATCGTCTACGCGCTGTCCGTCGTGTGGTTGGTGACCACCGGAACGTTCTTCATGATCCGCGCGATGCCCGGCGACCCGGTCGAGGTTCTCGCCGGAAAGCTCTCGATGAGCGGGCTGACCATGGACGTCGCCCGGGTCCGCGCCGAACAGGCCCTGGCCTGGGACCCCAACGCCAACATCTTCGTCCAGTACTTCGAATACCTGGGCAACCTGCTGCGCGGCGACTTCGGCATGGTCATCGGCCTGCACAACACCTCGGTCCTCGACCACATCATGAAGTACCTGCCGTGGACGCTGTTCAGCGTCGGTTTGGGCGTCGTGGTCGCGATCCTGCTGGGCATGGGCGTCGGCATGATCATGGCCTACTACCGCAACGGCCTGTTCGACCACATCATGAGCGCCGTCGCCTCGACCCTGTCGGCCATTCCCAATTACCTCGGAGCCATGGCGCTGATCCTCATCGGCTCCACCTGGTTGGGACTGTTCGACTTCTGGGACATGCGCGGCCGCATCTCGATCGGTGTCGAACCCGGCTTCACGGGTGAATTCATCGGAGACGCGCTGTACCACGCGATCCTGCCGCTGATCACCTACGCCTTCACCATCACCGGCGGCTGGATGCTGGTCATGAAAGCCTCCACCACCGAGGTACTAGGCGAGGACTATGTGACCGTCGCCCGCGCCCGCGGCCTCAAGGGACGGCGCATCGGGATGTCCTACGTCGGACGCAACTCGATCCTGCCGCTGATCCCACAGGTCGCGTTGGCCATCGGAACCCTGGTCGGCGGTGCGGTCATCGTCGAGAAGATCCTGTTCTACCCCGGTATCGGTGAGCTGCTGATTGGCTCGATCACCACCCGCGACTATCCGGTGATCCAAGGGGTCGTCCTGATCCTGACCTGCGCGGTCATCTTCACCAACCTCCTGGTCGACCTGCTCAACAGCTGGATCGATCCCCGCATCCGCAAGGAAGGGGCCAGTACATGA
- a CDS encoding ABC transporter ATP-binding protein, with amino-acid sequence MTQVGEGDSKRESKQWDSSKPLLEVDDLHVEFRTGDGVAKVINGVTYSLRAGETLAVLGESGSGKSVSAQAVMGILDTPPGYITGGQIRFHGDDMVTMRESTRRGIRGKRIAMIFQDALSALNPVFTVGWQISEMLRKREGLSKKDARERAVELMDLVRIPAARQRLKSFPHQFSGGMRQRVMIAMSLAERPEVIIADEPTTALDVTVQAQIMDLLKELQRELGTGLILITHDMGVVADVADRIAVMYAGRIVEHADVHSLYASPAHPYTIGLLTSIPRLDDKGKQLRTIRGLPPNLTQIPDGCPFHPRCQYVQDICLTVKPPVMDLGDGRTSECHFSDRILAGEMSPNPVADDQAAPGEESR; translated from the coding sequence ATGACACAGGTCGGCGAGGGCGACTCCAAACGGGAATCCAAGCAGTGGGATTCGTCGAAACCGCTGTTGGAGGTCGACGACCTCCATGTGGAGTTTCGCACCGGTGACGGGGTCGCGAAGGTCATCAACGGCGTGACCTATTCACTGCGGGCGGGTGAGACGCTGGCGGTGCTGGGGGAGTCGGGTTCCGGCAAGTCGGTCAGCGCGCAGGCGGTGATGGGCATCTTGGACACCCCGCCGGGATACATCACCGGCGGCCAGATCCGTTTCCACGGCGACGACATGGTCACGATGCGGGAGTCGACGCGGCGCGGCATCCGAGGCAAACGCATCGCGATGATCTTCCAGGACGCCCTGTCGGCGCTGAACCCGGTGTTCACGGTGGGCTGGCAGATATCGGAGATGCTGCGAAAACGTGAGGGACTGTCGAAGAAGGACGCTCGTGAGCGCGCCGTCGAGCTCATGGACCTGGTACGGATTCCAGCGGCGCGGCAGCGACTCAAGTCGTTCCCGCATCAGTTCTCCGGCGGTATGCGGCAGCGCGTGATGATCGCGATGTCGCTGGCCGAACGGCCCGAGGTGATCATCGCCGACGAGCCGACCACCGCGCTGGACGTCACCGTGCAGGCCCAGATCATGGACCTGTTGAAGGAACTGCAACGGGAACTGGGGACCGGTCTGATCCTCATCACCCACGACATGGGCGTGGTCGCCGACGTCGCCGACCGTATCGCGGTCATGTACGCCGGGCGCATCGTCGAGCACGCCGATGTGCACTCGCTGTACGCCTCGCCCGCGCATCCCTACACGATCGGGCTGTTGACCTCGATTCCCCGATTGGACGACAAGGGAAAACAGCTGCGCACCATTCGCGGTCTGCCACCGAACCTGACGCAGATTCCCGACGGTTGCCCGTTCCATCCGCGGTGCCAGTACGTGCAGGACATCTGCCTGACCGTGAAACCGCCGGTGATGGATCTGGGCGACGGGCGCACCAGCGAGTGCCACTTCTCCGACCGCATCCTGGCCGGTGAGATGTCGCCCAATCCGGTCGCCGACGATCAAGCCGCGCCGGGGGAGGAGAGCCGATGA
- a CDS encoding ABC transporter permease — MSSVDAAARPQRTASLVWRGLTRSPSGFIGACIALAVMAFAFIGPLVIDSTNPSNGDKIWTGPSAEHWLGTNHQGKDTLIKLIMGGAEPLLVGFMAAFIAVGVAAVVGSLAGYLRGPVDTVALQITDIALTIPGIVLMLVITAMYRQISATTVGIIIGLTTWPVLMRSIRAQVMSLREREFIEAAKLQNLGTLRIVFTEILPNMAGYIFINFILAINNAIYALVGMYLLGLLPSTADNWGLMIQESWATSAYKDPDAFLYIFTPLAMIIIFQIGLVTMTRSLEQALNPRLREH, encoded by the coding sequence ATGAGCAGCGTCGACGCCGCCGCACGTCCGCAGCGCACCGCCTCACTGGTGTGGCGTGGACTCACCCGAAGCCCCAGCGGATTCATCGGCGCCTGCATCGCGTTGGCGGTCATGGCGTTCGCGTTCATCGGACCGCTGGTCATCGACTCCACCAATCCGTCCAATGGGGACAAGATCTGGACCGGCCCCAGTGCCGAGCACTGGTTGGGCACCAACCATCAGGGCAAGGACACCCTGATCAAGTTGATCATGGGCGGTGCCGAGCCGCTGTTGGTCGGTTTCATGGCGGCCTTCATCGCCGTCGGAGTCGCCGCCGTGGTGGGCTCGCTGGCCGGATATCTGCGTGGCCCGGTCGACACCGTGGCTTTGCAGATCACCGACATCGCGCTGACCATTCCCGGCATCGTCCTGATGCTGGTCATCACCGCCATGTACCGCCAGATCAGCGCCACCACGGTCGGCATCATCATCGGCCTGACGACCTGGCCGGTGTTGATGAGATCCATTCGCGCACAGGTGATGTCACTGCGGGAGCGGGAGTTCATCGAGGCGGCGAAACTTCAGAACCTCGGCACGTTGCGGATCGTCTTCACCGAGATCCTGCCCAACATGGCCGGCTACATCTTCATCAACTTCATCCTGGCGATCAACAACGCGATCTACGCCCTGGTCGGCATGTACCTGCTGGGACTCCTTCCCTCCACAGCGGACAACTGGGGTCTGATGATCCAGGAGTCCTGGGCGACCAGCGCGTACAAGGACCCCGACGCCTTCCTGTACATCTTCACGCCCCTGGCCATGATCATCATCTTCCAGATCGGGCTGGTGACCATGACGCGTTCACTCGAACAGGCACTCAACCCGCGGCTGAGGGAGCACTAA
- a CDS encoding DUF397 domain-containing protein — protein sequence MKTPYRLSAHWRKSSRSANAGGQCVEVASTGGNVLLRDSKLSTVGDFPQLSVASTEWVQLMQDIKIDH from the coding sequence ATGAAGACCCCATATCGACTAAGCGCACACTGGCGAAAGTCAAGTCGCAGCGCCAACGCCGGCGGCCAGTGCGTCGAAGTCGCATCGACCGGCGGCAATGTCCTGCTGCGTGACTCGAAGTTGAGTACCGTTGGCGACTTCCCCCAGCTCTCGGTTGCCTCAACCGAATGGGTGCAGCTGATGCAGGACATCAAAATCGACCATTGA